AGATGGTCCGGCGGATAAACTGCTTTATCCGGGCATGGTTATTTTTTCCGAGATACCCTCTTTTCTGATGGGAGTGTTTCTTTTATTCGTATTCGCCGCCAGGCTGGGCTGGTTCCCCATGGCCGGCGGCGTTACTCCCTTTGCCGAGTTTAATAGCGCGGCGGAGCAGGTACGGGATATTGTCCGGCATGGCGCGCTTCCGGTAATAACTCTGTCCCTGTCCAGACTGGGAGGATTTTATCTGCTGTCCAGAAACAGTATGCTGAATGTGCTTTCCCGGGATTATATGCGGACGGCCAGGGCCAAGGGCCTGAAAAGTCTGCGGATAATTTTCAAGCACGCCCTGAAAAACGCTTTGCTGCCTATAGTAACCAGGGTTTTTATGAGCTTGGGGACTGTTTTCGGGGCGGCGGTTTTGGTGGAGAACGTCTTCAGCTACCCCGGTGTGGGCCGGTTGATTGGAGAGGCGGTAATGGTGCGGGATTATGTTTTAATTCAGGGCGTTTTCTTTTTTATAACCATTACCGTGCTTACAATGAACTGGCTGGCTGATTTATTATACCGAAAATTAGACCCGAGGATAAGTTAATATGCGTTTTCTCCTTAAGACGTTGCGTGATATGAGCGGTTTTGGTAAATTTGGTTTGGTTGTCATTTTGTTGGTGCTGTTGTTGGGGATATTCGCCCCGTTGCTTTGCGAATATCCCCATAAAATACCGTCCGGCGCTGCGCTGGAACCTCCGGGTTCCGAACATTGGCTGGGTACCGACGACCTGGGTATTGACCTATGGGCGCAAATTTGTCATGGAGCCGGAATAAGTATGTTGATTGGTTTCGGTACGGCGCTGTTGGCCGGATGCGGGGGCGGAGCGCTGGGTATTGCGGCCGGTTATTACGGCAAGAAAATCGATGGGCTGATCATGGGCGTTTGCAACATTATGATGGTGATTCCGCAACTGCCGCTGATGATCGTGTTGGGCGCTTTTTTCGGCCCCAGTCTGAAGAACATTATTATTGTCATAGCTGTTTTCGCTTGGACCGGTCCGGCCCGGACGGTGCGCTCGCAAATTTTAGCCATGTGCCGGGAAAAGTATATCATTGCGGCCCAAAGTTTCGGGGCAAGTTTCGTTCATTTGGCGGTCAAGCATTTTATTCCCGGTGTTTTGCCCGTGCTGATGG
This genomic interval from Desulfoscipio sp. XC116 contains the following:
- a CDS encoding ABC transporter permease, whose protein sequence is MKRYYLMTLLVILVLNFSLPRLMPGDPFLYLSVEDGHTGVTFTEEQIAQYKAYYGLDKPVYLQFFSYIGNLLRADLGYSIYFNTGVMEIISTRILWTVSIVLCAIVISCFLGTLMGGISAWYRDGPADKLLYPGMVIFSEIPSFLMGVFLLFVFAARLGWFPMAGGVTPFAEFNSAAEQVRDIVRHGALPVITLSLSRLGGFYLLSRNSMLNVLSRDYMRTARAKGLKSLRIIFKHALKNALLPIVTRVFMSLGTVFGAAVLVENVFSYPGVGRLIGEAVMVRDYVLIQGVFFFITITVLTMNWLADLLYRKLDPRIS
- a CDS encoding ABC transporter permease, whose protein sequence is MRFLLKTLRDMSGFGKFGLVVILLVLLLGIFAPLLCEYPHKIPSGAALEPPGSEHWLGTDDLGIDLWAQICHGAGISMLIGFGTALLAGCGGGALGIAAGYYGKKIDGLIMGVCNIMMVIPQLPLMIVLGAFFGPSLKNIIIVIAVFAWTGPARTVRSQILAMCREKYIIAAQSFGASFVHLAVKHFIPGVLPVLMVGIIHIVGRAIVAEAGLAFLGLGDPTSKSWGLILNRSINFPGIYFTDYWHWWVLAPLSFLTLLVLSIAFVGRDLEKTANSKL